One Microbacter margulisiae genomic window carries:
- a CDS encoding 2-amino-4-hydroxy-6-hydroxymethyldihydropteridine diphosphokinase — translation MDANEYIISISSNHEPLQHIETVKALLIKAFKEVCFSAFEQTEAIGSHYQSPFYNGAGRFTSDFPLASVSALLKKLELQTGRLPAMKAMGIVPIDLDIIIFNNTIIHRDYDRFPFVRKAIDQLREKKCP, via the coding sequence ATGGATGCCAATGAATATATCATTTCCATCAGTTCAAATCACGAACCGTTGCAGCATATTGAGACTGTAAAAGCACTCCTGATAAAAGCATTTAAGGAGGTCTGCTTTTCTGCCTTCGAGCAAACCGAAGCCATCGGAAGCCACTACCAAAGTCCTTTTTACAATGGAGCCGGACGCTTTACGTCTGATTTCCCACTTGCATCAGTCTCTGCTTTGCTCAAAAAATTAGAACTACAGACCGGGCGCCTGCCTGCCATGAAAGCAATGGGTATTGTACCTATTGATCTGGATATCATTATTTTTAATAACACTATCATTCATCGCGATTACGATCGTTTCCCATTTGTACGGAAAGCCATTGATCAGCTTCGGGAGAAAAAATGCCCTTGA
- a CDS encoding MFS transporter produces the protein MKKKLDSVVRPTYNILISTSFSHFLNDMMQSLILAVYPMLKSNFDLNFAQVGMITLAYQLTASMLQPLVGIYTDKHPKPFSLVFGMTCTLAGILLLAWAPSYPFLLLAAMTVGMGSSIFHPEAARVARIASGGRFGLAQSIFQVGGNSGAAIGPLLAAWIVIPHHLKSVSWFSPMAFLAMIVLLQVSFWYRGRISHFQKSQHETPKDEHYSRRKIILTVIILLVLVFSKNFYLSSLNTFYMFYLIQKFHIDTQHAQYMLFLFLASFALGTLIGGPLGDRIGRKRIIWFSIVGVAPFTLILPHINSLFWTGILTILIGLILASAFPAILVFAQELIPGKFGMMSGLFYGFSFGMGGLGAAVLGNVADAFSINTVYEICSFLPLLGMFAVFLPNIKTNIRKAPK, from the coding sequence ATGAAGAAAAAACTCGATTCTGTTGTCAGACCGACGTATAACATATTAATATCCACCAGTTTTTCCCATTTTCTGAATGACATGATGCAGTCATTGATTCTGGCTGTATATCCCATGTTGAAAAGTAATTTCGATCTCAACTTCGCACAGGTTGGTATGATTACTCTCGCCTATCAGCTCACGGCATCTATGTTACAACCGCTGGTAGGTATCTATACGGACAAACATCCAAAACCTTTTTCTTTGGTTTTTGGTATGACATGCACGCTCGCAGGAATCCTGCTGTTGGCATGGGCTCCAAGCTATCCGTTTCTCTTGCTGGCTGCAATGACAGTAGGCATGGGTTCATCTATTTTCCATCCCGAAGCAGCACGTGTTGCCCGTATCGCATCAGGGGGACGCTTCGGACTGGCGCAATCTATCTTTCAGGTCGGTGGTAACTCCGGTGCCGCCATTGGGCCTCTGCTTGCCGCATGGATCGTCATTCCCCATCATCTTAAAAGTGTAAGCTGGTTTTCTCCGATGGCGTTTCTTGCAATGATCGTGCTGTTACAAGTCAGCTTCTGGTATCGCGGACGGATATCTCATTTTCAGAAAAGCCAGCATGAAACACCAAAAGACGAACACTATTCACGCCGGAAAATCATTCTAACAGTTATCATTCTGTTAGTACTGGTTTTCTCTAAAAACTTCTATCTGAGCAGTCTGAATACTTTTTACATGTTCTATTTGATTCAGAAGTTTCATATCGACACACAACATGCCCAGTATATGCTTTTCCTCTTTTTGGCTTCATTCGCCCTCGGCACACTGATAGGTGGTCCGTTAGGTGATCGTATTGGCAGAAAACGTATCATCTGGTTTTCGATTGTAGGAGTAGCTCCGTTCACCTTAATACTTCCTCACATAAACAGTCTTTTTTGGACAGGCATCCTGACCATTCTGATCGGATTGATTCTGGCTTCGGCATTTCCGGCAATTCTGGTTTTTGCGCAGGAACTAATTCCCGGTAAATTTGGTATGATGTCAGGGCTTTTCTATGGATTCTCTTTTGGCATGGGTGGACTGGGAGCAGCTGTGTTGGGAAATGTCGCCGATGCATTCAGTATTAATACGGTGTACGAAATTTGTAGCTTCCTGCCTTTGCTGGGGATGTTTGCCGTCTTCCTACCCAACATTAAAACCAACATCAGGAAGGCACCAAAATAA